Proteins encoded together in one Marinobacter salsuginis window:
- a CDS encoding AMP-binding protein, translating to MDTGITLNPERRAAMVEIGGWNDKLITDYLDQAVASTPDREAIVGYQVTDDTRTALTYRELNNKVTRMAAGLVAMGIGKGEVVACQLPNWWQTTALHLACIRIGAILNPLMPIFRERELRFMLKHGEAKLLVIPKVFRDFDYEAMIDGIRNGLPNLETLLVIGGEGERSFEQRLIETAWEEQQDTRALFAERQLTADDAIQILYTSGTTGEPKGVMHSSNTLFSNVRPYAERLHLTPDDKVLMASPLAHQTGFMYGIMMPIYLGTTAILQDIWDADYVCKVIGAEKPAFTMAATPFLADLVKTAPKHEGELDSLRIFVSAGAPIPSAVVEQAGKVLKAKIVSAWGMTENGAVTMTCPEDPAERASQSDGKALPWMEVKVTDFQGNELPAGEEGSLLVRGSSLFIGYLKRPELYGVDEDGWFNTGDLARMDKDGYIRITGRSKDVVIRGGENIPVVEVENLLYKYPGIVDVALVGCPDERLGERLCAYVTLDENATDLTLDQIKAYLTEQQLSKNYLPEYLEVIEAMPRTASGKIQKFKLREQAKEVRLEPAKRS from the coding sequence ATGGATACAGGCATCACTCTTAATCCGGAACGCCGTGCCGCCATGGTCGAGATTGGCGGATGGAACGACAAACTCATCACCGACTACCTGGACCAGGCCGTGGCCAGCACGCCAGACCGGGAAGCCATCGTCGGTTACCAGGTCACAGATGACACCCGTACCGCTCTCACCTATCGGGAACTCAATAACAAGGTCACCCGTATGGCAGCGGGCCTGGTGGCCATGGGTATCGGCAAAGGCGAGGTGGTGGCCTGCCAGTTGCCGAACTGGTGGCAGACCACAGCCCTGCACCTGGCCTGCATTCGTATCGGCGCCATCCTGAATCCGCTCATGCCGATCTTCCGGGAGCGCGAACTGCGCTTCATGCTCAAACATGGCGAAGCCAAACTGCTGGTGATTCCAAAGGTCTTCCGGGACTTTGACTACGAGGCCATGATCGACGGAATCCGCAACGGACTGCCCAATCTTGAAACCCTGCTGGTGATCGGCGGCGAAGGCGAACGCAGCTTCGAGCAGCGCCTGATAGAGACCGCCTGGGAAGAACAGCAGGACACCCGGGCCCTATTTGCCGAGCGCCAGCTCACCGCCGACGACGCCATTCAGATCCTCTACACCTCCGGCACCACCGGTGAGCCTAAAGGCGTCATGCACAGCTCCAACACACTGTTTTCCAATGTGCGACCCTACGCCGAGCGCCTGCACCTGACCCCGGATGACAAGGTACTGATGGCCTCCCCGCTGGCCCACCAGACCGGCTTCATGTACGGCATCATGATGCCCATTTACCTGGGCACGACCGCCATCCTGCAGGACATCTGGGACGCGGACTACGTCTGCAAGGTAATAGGTGCCGAGAAACCGGCCTTCACCATGGCCGCCACACCTTTCCTGGCCGACCTGGTCAAGACCGCGCCCAAGCACGAGGGCGAACTGGATTCGCTGCGCATCTTCGTTTCCGCCGGCGCACCGATCCCCAGCGCTGTGGTCGAGCAGGCCGGCAAGGTGCTGAAAGCCAAAATTGTCTCAGCCTGGGGCATGACCGAAAACGGCGCGGTCACCATGACCTGCCCGGAAGATCCGGCCGAGCGGGCCAGCCAGTCCGACGGCAAGGCACTGCCCTGGATGGAAGTGAAAGTCACCGACTTCCAGGGTAACGAGTTACCGGCCGGAGAAGAGGGCAGCCTGCTGGTTCGCGGCTCCAGCCTGTTTATCGGTTACCTGAAGCGCCCGGAACTCTATGGCGTGGACGAGGACGGCTGGTTCAACACCGGTGACCTCGCCCGCATGGACAAGGACGGTTACATCCGCATCACCGGTCGCAGCAAAGACGTGGTTATCCGGGGCGGCGAGAACATCCCGGTGGTGGAGGTAGAGAACCTGCTCTACAAGTACCCGGGCATCGTCGATGTTGCCCTGGTGGGCTGCCCCGACGAACGCCTGGGTGAGCGCCTGTGTGCCTACGTGACCCTGGACGAGAACGCCACCGACCTGACCCTGGACCAGATCAAGGCCTACCTGACCGAACAGCAACTGTCCAAAAACTACCTGCCGGAATACCTGGAAGTGATTGAGGCCATGCCCCGCACTGCCTCCGGCAAGATCCAGAAATTCAAGCTGCGTGAGCAAGCCAAAGAGGTGCGCCTCGAACCGGCCAAGCGCAGTTGA
- a CDS encoding enoyl-CoA hydratase: MNYSNILLEKCEAVAVIRLNRPKVHNALNNELMNELTSALEALEADNAIRAIVITGNDKAFAAGADISEVHALDFSRAYRERFISANWETVTRCRKPVIAAVAGLALGGGCELAMMCDLLIAADNARFGQPEVKIGTLPGAGGTQRLARAIGKAKTMDLCLTGRMMDAEEAERSGLVSRVVPAERLLEEALAVANDIAGYSQMATMINKEAVNQAFETSLRAGVEYERRLLWSSFASEDRNEGMTAFLEKRQPEWKHR; this comes from the coding sequence ATGAACTACAGCAACATATTGCTTGAAAAGTGCGAGGCTGTGGCCGTCATCCGGCTCAACCGTCCGAAGGTGCACAATGCGCTGAACAATGAACTGATGAACGAACTGACGTCGGCTCTGGAAGCCCTCGAGGCGGATAACGCCATCCGCGCCATCGTCATCACCGGCAATGACAAGGCGTTTGCAGCCGGTGCGGACATTTCCGAAGTCCATGCCCTGGATTTCTCCCGGGCCTACCGTGAGCGCTTCATCTCGGCGAACTGGGAAACCGTGACCCGCTGCCGAAAACCTGTGATAGCGGCAGTGGCCGGCCTGGCACTGGGTGGCGGCTGCGAGCTGGCGATGATGTGCGATTTGCTGATCGCGGCCGATAACGCGCGTTTCGGACAGCCGGAGGTGAAGATTGGCACCCTGCCCGGGGCCGGGGGCACCCAGCGTTTGGCCCGGGCCATCGGCAAGGCGAAGACTATGGACCTGTGCCTGACCGGGCGGATGATGGATGCGGAGGAGGCCGAACGCAGTGGCCTGGTGAGTCGGGTAGTACCGGCAGAGCGGCTGTTGGAGGAGGCGCTGGCCGTGGCCAATGACATCGCCGGTTACTCGCAGATGGCCACCATGATCAACAAAGAGGCTGTGAACCAGGCCTTCGAGACCTCACTGCGCGCCGGGGTGGAATACGAGCGCCGTCTGCTGTGGTCCAGTTTTGCCAGTGAGGATCGCAACGAGGGTATGACTGCCTTTCTCGAAAAACGTCAGCCCGAGTGGAAGCACCGGTAA
- a CDS encoding acyl-CoA dehydrogenase, which produces MANQASFNWEDPLLLDQQLTEEERMVRDSARQFAESKLRPRVLEAFRNEQTDPAIFREMGETGLLGCTIPEQYGGSGLNYVCYGLIAREVERVDSGYRSMMSVQSSLVMVPIYEFGNEETRQKYLPKLASGEWIGCFGLTEPDHGSDPGSMATRARKVDGGYRLTGSKMWITNSPIADVFVVWAKDDDGQIRGFVLEKGWEGLSAPAIHGKVGLRASLTGETVMDGVFVPEENAFPEVRGLKGPFTCLNSARYGISWGALGAAEDCWHTARQYVLDRKQFGRPLAANQLIQKKLADMQTDITLALQGCLRLGRMKDDGTAAVEITSIMKRNSCGKALDVARLARDMLGGNGISDEFGVARHLVNLEVVNTYEGTHDVHALILGRAQTGIQAFF; this is translated from the coding sequence ATGGCCAACCAAGCAAGTTTCAACTGGGAAGACCCGCTGTTGCTGGACCAGCAACTGACCGAAGAAGAGCGCATGGTGCGCGACAGTGCCCGCCAGTTTGCCGAAAGCAAGCTCCGCCCCCGGGTGCTGGAAGCCTTCCGTAACGAACAGACTGATCCGGCGATTTTCCGGGAAATGGGTGAGACCGGTCTGCTGGGTTGCACCATTCCTGAGCAATACGGCGGCAGTGGTCTGAACTACGTATGCTATGGCCTGATCGCCCGGGAAGTGGAGCGCGTGGATTCCGGGTACCGCTCCATGATGAGCGTGCAGTCGTCTCTGGTGATGGTCCCCATCTACGAATTCGGTAACGAGGAGACCCGCCAGAAGTACCTGCCGAAACTGGCCTCCGGCGAGTGGATCGGCTGCTTCGGCCTGACTGAGCCGGATCACGGCTCTGATCCCGGCAGCATGGCGACCCGGGCGCGCAAGGTGGACGGCGGCTACCGCCTGACCGGCAGCAAGATGTGGATCACCAACAGCCCGATCGCCGATGTATTCGTGGTCTGGGCCAAGGACGACGACGGCCAGATTCGCGGCTTTGTGCTGGAGAAAGGCTGGGAAGGCCTGAGTGCCCCGGCCATTCACGGCAAGGTGGGCCTGCGTGCCTCGCTCACCGGTGAGACCGTGATGGATGGGGTGTTTGTGCCGGAAGAAAACGCGTTTCCCGAAGTACGGGGCCTCAAGGGACCATTCACCTGCCTGAACTCGGCTCGTTACGGCATTTCCTGGGGAGCGCTCGGGGCCGCCGAAGATTGCTGGCACACGGCCCGCCAGTACGTGCTGGACCGCAAACAGTTTGGCCGGCCGCTGGCGGCCAACCAGCTGATCCAGAAGAAGCTGGCGGACATGCAGACCGACATCACCCTGGCTCTGCAAGGTTGCCTGCGGCTTGGACGAATGAAGGACGATGGTACAGCCGCCGTTGAGATTACATCCATCATGAAGCGCAATTCCTGTGGCAAGGCTCTGGATGTTGCCCGTCTGGCCAGGGATATGCTCGGGGGTAACGGCATCAGCGATGAATTCGGGGTGGCTCGCCACCTGGTCAATCTGGAGGTGGTGAATACCTATGAGGGTACCCACGATGTCCATGCCCTGATTCTTGGCCGGGCTCAGACGGGAATTCAGGCGTTTTTTTAA
- the fghA gene encoding S-formylglutathione hydrolase — protein MTIENLSSNKSFGGWHKQYSHRSETLGCRMRFAIYLPPGVANGEKVPVLYWLSGLTCTDENFMQKAGAHRVAAELGIAIVAPDTSPRGDDVADDERYDLGQGAGFYVNATESPWYPHYRMYDYVLNELPSLIESVFPVTDQRSIAGHSMGGHGALVLALRNPERFQSVSAFSPISNPANCPWGKKAFTAYLGKDTARWAEYDASLLMRDATQFVPALVDQGDADNFLSEQLQPEALEAAASISNYPLELNFREGYDHSYFFIASFIDQHLRFHGGHLECVPLSAA, from the coding sequence ATGACAATCGAAAACCTGAGCAGCAACAAGAGTTTCGGTGGCTGGCACAAGCAGTACAGTCACCGTTCTGAAACCCTGGGTTGCAGAATGCGATTTGCGATCTATCTTCCGCCAGGAGTAGCCAACGGGGAAAAAGTACCGGTGCTCTATTGGCTGTCCGGCCTGACCTGTACCGATGAAAACTTCATGCAGAAAGCCGGCGCCCATCGTGTGGCTGCAGAGCTAGGCATTGCCATTGTGGCACCGGACACTAGCCCACGTGGCGATGACGTTGCCGACGATGAACGCTACGATCTTGGCCAGGGGGCGGGGTTCTATGTAAACGCTACCGAAAGCCCATGGTATCCCCACTACCGCATGTACGACTATGTGCTGAATGAGCTGCCTTCACTGATCGAGTCGGTTTTCCCGGTAACGGATCAACGCTCGATTGCAGGTCATTCAATGGGTGGTCACGGCGCCCTGGTTCTGGCTCTGCGCAACCCTGAACGATTCCAGTCCGTATCGGCCTTCAGCCCGATCAGCAACCCGGCAAATTGCCCCTGGGGCAAAAAGGCCTTCACCGCCTACCTGGGCAAGGACACCGCGCGTTGGGCCGAATACGACGCCAGCCTGCTGATGCGGGATGCAACACAGTTCGTACCAGCCCTGGTCGACCAGGGGGACGCCGACAACTTCCTGAGTGAGCAGCTTCAGCCAGAGGCGCTTGAGGCCGCAGCCAGCATCAGCAATTACCCGCTAGAGCTGAATTTCCGGGAAGGCTACGACCACAGCTACTTCTTCATCGCGAGTTTTATCGACCAGCATCTGCGGTTTCATGGCGGGCATTTGGAGTGCGTACCTTTGTCGGCCGCATAA
- a CDS encoding S-(hydroxymethyl)glutathione dehydrogenase/class III alcohol dehydrogenase — MIKSKAAIAWGPGQPLSVEEVDVMPPKAGEVRIKVMATGVCHTDAFTLSGEDPEGNFPAILGHEGGGIVEAVGEGVTSVAIGDHVIPLYTPECGECKFCLSGKTNLCGKIRETQGKGLMPDGTSRFYKDGQPIHHYMGCSTFSEYTVLPEISLAKVNKEAPLEEVCLLGCGVTTGMGAVMNTAKVEEGATVAIFGLGGIGLSAIIGATMAKASRIIAIDINDSKFDLAQQLGATDCINPKDYDKPIQEVIVELTDGGVDYSFECIGNVDVMRSALECCHKGWGESVIIGVAGAGQEISTRPFQLVTGRVWKGSAFGGVKGRSELPGIVERYLQGEFKLNDFITHTMGLDDINEAFELMHEGKSIRSVIHFDK; from the coding sequence ATGATCAAATCAAAAGCGGCAATTGCCTGGGGCCCCGGTCAGCCACTGTCCGTTGAAGAAGTGGATGTCATGCCCCCTAAGGCGGGAGAAGTGAGAATAAAAGTGATGGCAACGGGTGTATGCCACACCGATGCATTCACCCTCTCCGGAGAAGATCCCGAGGGCAACTTTCCGGCCATCCTTGGTCACGAGGGCGGCGGAATTGTCGAAGCGGTCGGCGAAGGGGTCACCAGTGTAGCGATCGGCGATCACGTCATTCCGCTCTATACCCCCGAGTGTGGCGAGTGCAAATTCTGCCTGTCTGGCAAAACCAATCTGTGCGGAAAAATCCGCGAAACCCAGGGCAAAGGACTCATGCCCGATGGCACCAGCCGTTTCTACAAGGACGGCCAGCCCATTCATCATTACATGGGCTGCTCGACCTTCTCCGAATACACCGTGCTCCCCGAGATCTCGCTTGCGAAGGTCAACAAGGAAGCCCCTCTGGAAGAGGTGTGCCTGCTTGGCTGTGGCGTGACCACCGGCATGGGCGCGGTCATGAATACCGCGAAGGTGGAAGAAGGCGCTACGGTGGCCATTTTCGGGCTCGGCGGCATCGGCCTGTCTGCGATTATTGGTGCGACCATGGCCAAGGCGAGTCGAATCATCGCCATCGATATCAATGACAGCAAGTTCGACCTGGCACAACAGCTTGGTGCAACCGACTGCATCAATCCCAAAGACTATGACAAGCCGATTCAGGAAGTGATCGTCGAACTGACCGACGGTGGCGTGGACTATTCCTTCGAATGCATCGGGAACGTCGATGTCATGCGGTCCGCACTGGAGTGCTGCCACAAGGGCTGGGGCGAGTCTGTCATTATTGGCGTCGCCGGGGCAGGCCAGGAAATCTCCACCCGCCCGTTCCAGCTGGTCACTGGTCGCGTCTGGAAAGGCTCCGCCTTCGGTGGCGTCAAAGGCCGTTCCGAGCTGCCCGGTATTGTCGAGCGTTACCTGCAGGGTGAATTCAAGCTCAATGATTTCATCACCCACACCATGGGGCTTGATGACATCAACGAGGCCTTCGAACTGATGCATGAGGGCAAGAGCATCCGCAGCGTAATTCATTTCGACAAGTAA
- a CDS encoding LysR substrate-binding domain-containing protein, which translates to MHRWEGVDEFVAVAETGSFTRAAKQLGVSTAQVSRQVSALEARLSTRLFYRTTRRVSATEAGQLYYQHCRQVLDALEQAERSITNMQLVPRGRLRLTAPVTYGEKSITPLVNDFVVRYPELDVEMHLTNQTLDLVAEGYDLAVRMGKLKDSTLMARRLASRTLYVCASPDYLATHGTPHSLSELANHNCLLGNLDYWRFQEAGQPRNVRVNGNIRCDSGRALLDAALKGIGIVQLPDYYVQAAVDSRRLIPVLTHYQEDDDGIWAVYPHNRHLSPKVRLLLDFFAESLA; encoded by the coding sequence ATGCATCGCTGGGAAGGGGTAGATGAGTTCGTGGCGGTAGCCGAAACCGGGAGCTTCACCCGTGCCGCGAAGCAACTGGGCGTCTCGACCGCACAAGTGAGCCGACAGGTCAGTGCCCTGGAGGCCCGCTTATCAACCCGCCTGTTTTATCGAACCACGCGTCGCGTGTCTGCCACCGAGGCCGGGCAACTTTATTACCAGCACTGTCGCCAGGTGCTTGATGCCCTTGAGCAAGCGGAGCGTTCTATCACCAATATGCAACTGGTCCCCCGAGGCAGGCTGAGACTCACGGCGCCGGTGACCTATGGAGAAAAGTCGATTACGCCACTGGTCAATGACTTCGTTGTGCGTTACCCCGAACTTGATGTGGAGATGCATCTTACCAATCAGACCCTGGACCTGGTGGCTGAAGGCTACGATCTTGCGGTTCGCATGGGTAAGCTGAAGGACTCTACTCTGATGGCGCGGCGGCTTGCATCCCGAACCCTGTACGTGTGTGCGTCGCCCGATTACCTTGCGACGCATGGCACGCCGCACTCGCTCTCCGAGTTGGCGAATCATAACTGTCTGCTGGGCAACCTCGATTACTGGCGCTTCCAGGAAGCAGGGCAGCCCCGAAATGTCCGGGTCAATGGCAATATTCGCTGTGACAGCGGCAGGGCTCTGCTCGATGCCGCCCTCAAGGGCATTGGTATTGTTCAGTTGCCGGATTATTACGTTCAGGCTGCAGTGGACTCCAGGCGGTTGATCCCGGTGCTGACTCACTATCAGGAAGACGATGACGGTATCTGGGCGGTGTATCCCCATAACCGTCATCTGTCGCCAAAGGTACGCCTGCTTCTGGATTTTTTTGCAGAATCGCTCGCATAG
- a CDS encoding cytochrome b encodes MKDSRESYGTLSKSLHWLMAVLIGWQFLKFGDRIADGEHWVGETLVPWHVSIGTLLLAFIVLRMVWAFSQRGQRPQHEDPQGRLVKIGHGLLYAAMLLLPFTGILILLGGGYGLNAFGVQLIAKGDKIAWASTIGGIHSTLAWALAVLVIGHIGMALFHQHVKGDGTLSRMV; translated from the coding sequence ATGAAAGACTCCAGGGAAAGTTACGGAACGCTCAGCAAAAGCCTGCACTGGCTGATGGCCGTGTTGATCGGCTGGCAGTTTCTGAAGTTTGGCGACCGGATTGCCGACGGCGAGCACTGGGTTGGCGAAACCCTTGTGCCCTGGCATGTGTCGATCGGAACACTACTACTCGCATTTATCGTGCTGCGCATGGTTTGGGCTTTCAGTCAGCGCGGCCAAAGGCCCCAACATGAGGACCCGCAGGGACGCCTGGTGAAAATCGGTCATGGTTTGCTCTATGCGGCCATGCTGTTGCTGCCCTTCACCGGAATTCTGATTCTGCTGGGTGGCGGTTATGGTCTGAACGCCTTTGGCGTGCAGCTGATTGCAAAGGGTGACAAGATCGCCTGGGCATCGACCATTGGCGGCATCCATTCCACCCTCGCCTGGGCTCTGGCGGTTCTGGTGATTGGTCATATCGGTATGGCGCTGTTCCACCAGCATGTGAAAGGCGACGGCACCCTGAGCCGGATGGTCTGA
- a CDS encoding SDR family NAD(P)-dependent oxidoreductase, giving the protein MQIDLSGKTSLVTGSTAGIGLAIASGLANAGAQVTITGRRQDKLDNALASIEQTSGRTDIRGIVADPGTAEGCQALTEACPDVDILVNNLGIYGAQPFFDIADDDWNHILEVNVMSAVRLARHYSRGMADRGWGRIQFISSESALNIPSEMVHYGVSKAALQGLSRGLAKVLAGTGVTVNTILPGPTRTEGAVAMLQEMASERGVSMAEMETLFLEENRPSTLIKRFADPVEVASLCVYAASPQASATTGSALRVEGGIVESIA; this is encoded by the coding sequence ATGCAGATTGATCTCAGCGGCAAAACCTCACTGGTAACGGGTTCAACCGCCGGTATCGGGCTGGCCATTGCCAGCGGCCTGGCAAACGCCGGCGCACAGGTCACGATCACAGGCCGTCGTCAGGACAAACTGGACAACGCCCTAGCGAGTATCGAACAGACCTCCGGACGCACCGATATCCGGGGGATCGTGGCCGACCCCGGCACGGCCGAAGGTTGCCAGGCCCTGACTGAGGCCTGTCCGGACGTCGATATTCTCGTCAACAATCTGGGTATCTACGGTGCACAGCCGTTCTTCGATATTGCGGACGACGATTGGAACCACATACTTGAGGTCAATGTCATGAGTGCTGTCCGGCTCGCCAGGCACTACTCCCGAGGCATGGCGGACCGGGGTTGGGGCAGGATCCAGTTTATTTCCAGTGAGTCGGCCCTGAACATTCCATCCGAAATGGTGCACTACGGCGTCAGCAAGGCGGCCCTGCAGGGGCTTTCCCGTGGCCTTGCAAAAGTGCTCGCCGGCACCGGCGTAACCGTCAACACCATTCTGCCCGGCCCTACTCGCACCGAGGGCGCCGTAGCCATGCTTCAGGAGATGGCTTCCGAACGGGGCGTATCGATGGCAGAGATGGAAACGCTCTTCCTTGAAGAAAACCGACCGTCAACGCTGATCAAGCGGTTCGCCGATCCGGTGGAAGTAGCCAGCCTGTGTGTCTACGCGGCCTCACCCCAGGCCAGTGCTACCACCGGTTCAGCCCTGCGAGTGGAAGGCGGCATTGTTGAAAGCATCGCCTGA
- a CDS encoding DODA-type extradiol aromatic ring-opening family dioxygenase, which translates to MHHKATQPVLFIPHGAGPCFFMDWNPPTTWNGMAEFLANVSTSLPEPPRAILMVSAHWLAPEFTVTSGQQPDLIYDYYGFPEHTYQLSYPAEGMPSLASEVVSRLKAAGIEAHEDAHRGFDHGMFIPLKLMFPEADIPVVQLSLKADMDPVSHLEAGEALTGLREEGVLIIGSGMSFHNMRGYGDARYTQPSETFNDWLVNAVHDTPAERKRALGNWTTAPHARDCHPPRAEEHLIPLMVAAGAADADQGRTVYTENVLKTRLSGFRFG; encoded by the coding sequence ATGCACCATAAAGCAACACAGCCAGTACTCTTTATTCCTCACGGCGCGGGGCCCTGCTTTTTTATGGACTGGAACCCGCCGACCACCTGGAATGGCATGGCTGAGTTTCTGGCCAACGTAAGCACCTCATTGCCGGAACCACCCAGGGCCATTCTCATGGTATCCGCCCACTGGCTTGCCCCCGAGTTCACGGTGACGTCGGGCCAGCAGCCGGATCTGATTTACGACTACTACGGTTTTCCCGAACACACATACCAGCTCAGTTACCCCGCAGAGGGCATGCCTTCGTTGGCCAGTGAGGTTGTCTCAAGGCTCAAAGCTGCCGGCATTGAAGCCCATGAAGACGCCCACCGCGGGTTTGACCACGGTATGTTTATTCCACTGAAGCTGATGTTTCCGGAGGCCGACATCCCGGTGGTCCAACTGTCGCTGAAGGCCGATATGGACCCGGTTTCTCACCTTGAAGCGGGCGAGGCCCTGACCGGTCTTCGCGAAGAAGGCGTGCTGATCATCGGCAGCGGCATGAGTTTCCACAACATGCGAGGTTACGGCGATGCCCGCTACACCCAACCATCGGAAACGTTCAACGATTGGCTGGTCAATGCCGTCCACGACACACCCGCTGAACGGAAACGGGCGTTGGGCAACTGGACCACGGCACCCCACGCCCGGGATTGCCATCCACCCCGCGCAGAGGAGCACCTGATACCACTGATGGTAGCGGCAGGTGCCGCAGACGCGGACCAGGGGCGCACCGTCTACACCGAAAACGTTTTGAAAACACGGCTTTCGGGATTCCGTTTCGGATGA
- a CDS encoding LysR family transcriptional regulator — protein MLDRFTGMRVFVQAATLGSLSAAGRDLGISPAMATKHLDALEQRLGVRLCHRTTRRLTLTNAGLDYLATCQRILLDLEESESQLAAQGNQAVGLLRMNVPLSFGTHYIAPLLPAFSRRYPHVHIELGLSDAQQDLIAEGWDLAIRIGHLADSDLKVRHLGDYPMRVCAAPDYLERCGTPRKVSELSSHQCLSYSLSSQQGDGTWSFGRNGEVKVPIQGPLKANNGDALLAAAVGGQGVIYQPDFIVADALRDGTLVELVLDVPVVQLGGLHVLFPPDRRLPAKVRAMIDFLVEAFSVSSR, from the coding sequence ATGTTGGACCGTTTTACCGGCATGCGAGTGTTTGTTCAGGCCGCAACGCTGGGTAGTCTCTCTGCAGCCGGCCGTGATCTGGGGATCTCGCCGGCGATGGCCACCAAGCATCTGGACGCACTTGAGCAACGGCTGGGCGTGCGCCTGTGTCATCGCACCACCCGTCGCCTGACGCTGACCAATGCGGGGCTGGACTACCTCGCCACCTGCCAGAGAATCCTCCTGGATCTCGAAGAATCCGAGTCGCAGCTGGCGGCCCAGGGTAATCAGGCCGTTGGCCTGCTACGGATGAACGTGCCCCTGTCTTTTGGCACTCACTATATCGCCCCCCTGTTGCCGGCATTCAGTCGCCGCTATCCGCACGTTCACATAGAACTCGGATTGAGCGATGCGCAGCAGGATCTGATTGCGGAGGGATGGGATCTCGCGATTCGAATCGGGCACCTGGCCGACAGTGATCTGAAAGTGAGGCATTTGGGAGACTACCCGATGCGGGTGTGTGCCGCGCCAGATTATCTGGAGCGCTGTGGTACCCCTCGCAAAGTCTCTGAACTGAGTAGTCACCAGTGCCTAAGCTATTCGTTGTCTTCCCAGCAGGGCGATGGAACCTGGTCGTTTGGCCGCAACGGTGAGGTAAAAGTCCCGATACAGGGTCCGCTCAAGGCGAATAACGGCGATGCACTGCTGGCAGCCGCCGTGGGCGGTCAGGGCGTGATCTACCAGCCCGACTTTATTGTTGCCGACGCGCTGCGCGATGGAACCCTCGTGGAACTGGTGCTGGATGTTCCGGTGGTGCAGCTTGGCGGCCTGCACGTACTGTTTCCGCCCGATCGACGCCTCCCGGCCAAGGTCCGCGCGATGATTGATTTCCTGGTGGAGGCGTTCTCGGTCAGTTCCAGGTGA
- a CDS encoding aldo/keto reductase → MILKETYTLSNGITIPKLALGTWMIEGESATNAVKKAIELGYRHIDTAQDYGNEAEVADGVRASSLEREQVFVTSKLAARHKTYNEAAAKIEESLEKMGFEYLDLMIIHSPQPWDHFGSEDRFPEGNQEAWRALEDAYKAGKLKAIGLSNFQERDIDTILESCNVAPMVHQILAHVTNVPSALIDYSRNKGMLVEAYSPVGHGELFKNEAIVKMAEKYNVSVPQLCIRYDLQLGLLQLPKTANPDHMANNAAVDFEIAQADMDALSAGFFQLWVDLIRGQGQVTDITRKQLD, encoded by the coding sequence ATGATTCTCAAAGAGACCTATACACTGTCGAACGGTATTACGATTCCGAAGCTTGCCCTCGGAACCTGGATGATTGAGGGCGAATCCGCCACAAATGCCGTCAAAAAAGCCATCGAGCTTGGCTACAGGCACATCGACACGGCCCAGGATTACGGTAACGAAGCCGAGGTGGCGGACGGTGTGCGCGCCAGTTCTCTGGAGCGTGAGCAAGTGTTTGTCACGAGCAAACTGGCTGCCCGTCACAAGACCTATAATGAGGCCGCTGCTAAGATAGAGGAATCGCTCGAGAAAATGGGTTTCGAGTACCTCGATCTGATGATCATCCACAGCCCGCAACCCTGGGATCACTTCGGGTCCGAGGACCGTTTCCCTGAGGGCAATCAGGAAGCCTGGCGTGCCCTGGAAGACGCCTACAAGGCCGGAAAGCTGAAGGCCATCGGTCTGTCGAATTTTCAGGAACGGGACATCGATACTATTCTTGAAAGCTGCAACGTGGCGCCCATGGTTCATCAGATCCTGGCGCACGTCACCAATGTGCCGAGTGCGCTGATCGACTACTCACGCAATAAAGGCATGCTGGTTGAGGCCTATTCCCCGGTCGGTCATGGAGAGTTGTTCAAGAACGAAGCGATTGTCAAAATGGCAGAGAAGTACAACGTCTCCGTGCCGCAGCTTTGTATTCGCTATGACCTGCAACTGGGCCTCTTGCAGTTGCCGAAAACCGCCAACCCGGACCACATGGCGAACAACGCCGCGGTGGATTTCGAGATCGCACAGGCCGACATGGACGCGCTGAGTGCCGGATTTTTCCAACTCTGGGTGGACCTAATACGGGGTCAGGGTCAAGTAACGGACATTACTAGGAAGCAGTTGGATTAA